One segment of Mycobacterium spongiae DNA contains the following:
- a CDS encoding PH domain-containing protein, giving the protein MQQTEWAPRSAGIAGCGAGGIVMAIASVTLVTDQPGRVMTGIAALGLILFASASWRARPKLAITPDGLAIRGWFRTQLLQRDSIKIIRITEFRRFGRKVRLLEIETVNGGLTILSRWDLGTDPLEVLDALTAAGYAGGPTN; this is encoded by the coding sequence GTGCAGCAAACGGAATGGGCCCCGCGTTCGGCGGGAATCGCTGGTTGTGGGGCCGGGGGCATTGTGATGGCTATTGCCTCTGTGACCTTGGTCACAGACCAGCCCGGGCGTGTCATGACCGGCATTGCCGCGCTGGGTCTCATCTTGTTTGCGAGCGCCTCCTGGCGCGCCCGGCCAAAGCTGGCAATTACGCCCGACGGCTTAGCGATCCGAGGCTGGTTCCGGACGCAGCTATTGCAGCGCGACAGCATCAAGATCATCCGGATCACCGAGTTCCGCCGCTTTGGCCGCAAAGTCCGCTTACTAGAGATCGAAACCGTCAACGGTGGACTGACGATCTTGTCCCGTTGGGACCTCGGCACCGACCCACTCGAGGTGCTCGATGCCCTCACCGCCGCCGGCTACGCCGGCGGACCCACAAACTAG
- a CDS encoding peptidylprolyl isomerase: MADCAVVTNSPIQTAIATLHTNRGNIKIALFGNHAPKTVANFVGLAQGTKDYSTQNASGGPSGPFYDGAVFHRVIKGFMIQGGDPTGTGRGGPGYKFADEFHPELQFDKPYLLAMANAGPGTNGSQFFITVGKTPHLNRRHTIFGEVTDPDSQSVVDTIATTATDASDRPTEPVVIESITIS, from the coding sequence ATGGCAGACTGTGCTGTCGTGACCAACAGCCCCATTCAGACCGCCATTGCCACGTTGCACACCAACCGCGGGAATATCAAGATCGCACTGTTCGGAAACCATGCACCCAAGACCGTTGCCAACTTCGTTGGTCTTGCGCAAGGCACCAAAGACTATTCGACGCAAAACGCGTCGGGGGGCCCGTCCGGCCCGTTCTACGACGGCGCCGTCTTTCACCGCGTGATTAAGGGCTTCATGATCCAGGGTGGCGACCCAACGGGGACCGGTCGCGGTGGCCCCGGCTACAAGTTTGCTGACGAGTTCCACCCCGAGCTGCAATTCGACAAGCCGTACCTGTTGGCGATGGCCAACGCGGGGCCGGGCACCAACGGCTCACAGTTCTTCATCACCGTCGGCAAGACCCCACACCTGAATCGGCGGCACACCATCTTCGGGGAAGTGACCGACCCCGATTCGCAGAGTGTCGTCGACACGATCGCGACGACGGCCACCGATGCCAGCGACCGACCCACCGAACCGGTCGTCATCGAGTCGATCACTATTTCGTAG
- the gyrA gene encoding DNA gyrase subunit A: MTDTTLPPGDDSAERVEPVDIQQEMQRSYIDYAMSVIVGRALPEVRDGLKPVHRRVLYAMFDSGFRPDRSHAKSARSVAETMGNYHPHGDASIYDTLVRMAQPWSLRYPLVDGQGNFGSPGNDPPAAMRYTEARLTPLAMEMLREIDEETVDFAPNYDGRVQEPAVLPSRFPNLLANGSGGIAVGMATNIPPHNLRELADAVFWALDNYDADEEATLAAVTKCVKGPDFPTAGLIVGSQGIGDAYKTGRGSIRMRGVVAVEEDSRGRTSLVITELPYQVNHDNFITSIAEQVRDGKLTGISNIEDQSSDRVGLRIVIEVKRDAVAKVVLNNLYKHTQLQTSFGANMLSIVDGVPRTLRLDQLIRYYVDHQLDVIVRRTTYRLRKANERAHILRGLVKALDALDEVIALIRASETVDIARAGLIELLDIDEIQAQAILDMQLRRLAALERQRIVDDLAKIEAEIADLEDILAKPERQRGIVRDELGEIVEKHGDDRRTRIIAADGDVNDEDLIAREDVVVTITETGYAKRTKTDLYRSQKRGGKGVQGAGLKQDDIVRHFFVCSTHDWILFFTTQGRVYRAKAYELPEASRTARGQHVANLLAFQPEERIAQVIQIRSYEDAPYLVLATQNGLVKKSKLTDFDSNRSGGIVAINLRNSDELVGAVLCSSDDDLLLVSANGQSIRFSATDEALRPMGRATSGVQGMRFNADDRLLSLNVVREGTYLLIATSGGYAKRTGIEEYPVQGRGGKGVLTVMYDRRRGRLVGALIVDVDSELYAITSGGGVIRTAARQVRKAGRQTKGVRLMNLGEGDTLLAIARNAEENVDDAVAEVDGANGSSK, translated from the coding sequence ATGACAGACACGACGCTGCCGCCTGGTGACGATTCCGCAGAGCGGGTCGAACCGGTCGACATTCAGCAGGAGATGCAGCGCAGCTACATCGACTACGCGATGAGCGTGATCGTCGGTCGCGCGTTGCCGGAAGTGCGCGATGGCCTCAAGCCGGTGCATCGTCGGGTTCTTTACGCCATGTTCGATTCCGGGTTCCGTCCTGACCGCAGTCATGCCAAGTCAGCTCGATCCGTGGCCGAAACCATGGGTAACTATCACCCGCACGGTGACGCGTCGATCTACGACACCCTGGTCCGGATGGCGCAGCCGTGGTCGTTGCGGTACCCGCTGGTCGATGGCCAAGGTAACTTTGGCTCCCCGGGCAACGACCCACCGGCCGCGATGCGCTACACGGAGGCGCGGCTCACGCCACTGGCGATGGAAATGCTACGCGAAATTGACGAGGAGACAGTCGATTTCGCGCCCAACTACGATGGTCGGGTACAAGAGCCGGCGGTGCTGCCCAGCCGGTTTCCCAATCTGCTGGCCAACGGCTCCGGCGGTATCGCGGTGGGTATGGCCACCAATATCCCGCCACACAATCTTCGCGAGCTCGCCGACGCGGTGTTCTGGGCGCTGGACAACTACGACGCCGACGAAGAGGCAACGCTGGCCGCGGTCACCAAGTGCGTCAAAGGACCCGACTTCCCCACCGCCGGGTTGATTGTCGGCTCCCAGGGCATCGGCGATGCGTACAAGACCGGCCGCGGCTCCATCCGGATGCGCGGTGTGGTTGCAGTAGAGGAAGATTCGCGCGGCCGGACCTCACTGGTCATCACCGAGTTGCCGTATCAGGTCAACCACGACAACTTCATCACCTCGATCGCCGAGCAGGTCCGCGACGGAAAGCTCACCGGGATCTCCAACATTGAAGACCAGAGCAGTGACCGGGTCGGCTTGCGGATCGTCATCGAGGTCAAGCGCGATGCGGTAGCAAAGGTGGTGCTCAACAACCTCTATAAGCACACCCAGCTGCAAACCAGCTTCGGTGCCAACATGCTGTCGATCGTCGACGGGGTGCCTCGCACGCTGCGGCTCGACCAGCTCATCCGCTACTACGTCGACCACCAACTCGACGTCATCGTTCGGCGCACCACCTACCGGCTGCGAAAAGCCAACGAACGGGCCCACATTCTGCGCGGCCTGGTCAAAGCGCTCGACGCGCTGGACGAAGTCATCGCGCTGATCCGGGCGTCGGAGACGGTCGACATCGCCCGCGCCGGGTTGATCGAGCTGCTCGACATCGACGAGATCCAAGCCCAGGCCATCCTCGACATGCAACTGCGGCGCCTGGCCGCACTGGAACGCCAACGCATTGTTGACGACTTGGCCAAGATCGAAGCCGAAATCGCGGACCTCGAAGACATTCTGGCCAAACCCGAGCGTCAGCGCGGCATCGTGCGCGACGAACTCGGCGAGATCGTCGAAAAGCACGGCGACGACCGTCGTACCCGGATCATCGCGGCCGACGGTGACGTCAACGACGAGGACTTGATTGCTCGAGAGGACGTTGTCGTCACCATCACCGAGACCGGCTACGCCAAGCGCACCAAAACCGATCTGTACCGCAGCCAAAAGCGTGGCGGGAAAGGCGTACAGGGCGCCGGGCTCAAGCAAGACGACATCGTCCGGCACTTTTTCGTGTGTTCGACCCACGACTGGATCCTGTTCTTCACCACCCAGGGCCGGGTGTACCGCGCCAAGGCGTACGAGTTGCCGGAGGCCTCCCGGACAGCGCGCGGTCAGCATGTCGCCAACCTGCTGGCCTTCCAGCCCGAGGAGCGCATCGCCCAGGTCATCCAGATCCGCAGCTATGAGGACGCCCCATATCTGGTGCTGGCCACCCAGAACGGTTTGGTCAAGAAGTCGAAGTTGACCGACTTCGACTCGAATCGCTCGGGTGGGATCGTGGCGATCAACCTGCGCAACTCCGACGAACTAGTCGGTGCCGTGCTGTGCTCATCCGATGACGACCTGCTGCTGGTGTCCGCCAACGGCCAGTCCATCAGGTTCTCGGCGACCGACGAAGCGCTGCGGCCCATGGGGCGGGCTACCTCGGGCGTGCAAGGAATGCGGTTCAATGCCGACGATCGGCTGCTGTCGCTGAACGTCGTGCGTGAAGGCACCTATTTGCTGATTGCCACCTCCGGTGGGTATGCGAAACGGACCGGAATCGAGGAGTACCCGGTCCAGGGCCGCGGCGGCAAGGGCGTGCTCACGGTGATGTACGACCGCCGGCGCGGCAGGTTGGTCGGGGCATTGATTGTCGACGTCGACAGCGAGCTGTACGCGATTACTTCCGGGGGCGGTGTCATCCGGACCGCGGCACGCCAGGTCCGCAAGGCGGGACGGCAGACGAAGGGCGTGCGGCTGATGAACCTGGGCGAGGGTGACACCCTGTTGGCCATCGCCCGCAACGCCGAGGAAAATGTCGACGACGCGGTCGCGGAAGTCGACGGCGCGAACGGGTCGAGCAAATAG
- a CDS encoding DUF721 family protein, with product MTDSQGRSGHEGGEQANDAPAMDLVRRTLEEARAAARARGHDAGRGRSGPATPRRVAGRRRSWSAPGPDVRDPELLGSAARDLAKRRGWSAHVAEGTVLGQWGSVVGQHIAEHATPTALNEGVLSVTAESTAWATQLRLLQAQLLAKIAAAVGDGVVRSLRITGPAAPSWRKGPRHIAGRGPRDTYG from the coding sequence GTGACGGACTCACAGGGGCGGTCTGGTCACGAAGGCGGCGAGCAAGCCAACGACGCACCCGCGATGGATCTGGTCCGGCGCACCCTCGAAGAGGCGCGGGCCGCGGCGCGGGCGCGTGGACACGACGCCGGACGCGGTCGCTCTGGGCCCGCCACGCCGCGCCGCGTAGCGGGGCGACGGCGCAGCTGGTCCGCGCCGGGGCCTGATGTTCGTGATCCCGAACTGTTGGGGAGCGCAGCACGAGACCTGGCGAAGAGACGCGGCTGGTCGGCACACGTCGCCGAGGGGACGGTACTGGGGCAATGGGGCTCAGTAGTGGGCCAGCACATCGCCGAGCATGCAACGCCCACCGCGCTGAATGAGGGGGTGCTCAGCGTCACCGCAGAATCGACGGCGTGGGCAACACAACTGCGGCTGCTGCAAGCACAACTTTTAGCGAAAATCGCCGCTGCTGTCGGTGACGGGGTGGTCCGATCTTTACGGATCACGGGTCCCGCGGCTCCGTCGTGGCGCAAAGGCCCACGGCACATCGCCGGTCGAGGACCCCGGGACACCTATGGATAA
- the dnaN gene encoding DNA polymerase III subunit beta, with translation MDAATTRAGLTDLKFRLVRESFADAVSWVAKNLPTRPTAPVLSGVLLTGSDTGLTISGFDYEVSAEAQVAAEIASPGSVLVSGRLLSDITRALPNKPVDFSVDGSRVELTCGNARFSLPTMAVEDYPTLPTLPEETGVLSSELFAEAIGQVAIAAGRDDTLPMLTGIRVEISGDTVVLAATDRFRLAVRELTWSASSPDVEAAVLVPAKTLAEAAKAGTDGSDVRLSLGAGTGVGKDGLLGISGNDKCSTTRLLDAEFPKFRQLLPTEHTAVATIDVAELTEAIKLVALVADRGAQVRMEFADGMLRLSAGADDVGRAEEDLAVDFVGEPLTIAFNPTYLTDGLGSLHSERVSFGFTTPGKPALLRPASSDDEGAPGAVDPKGPFPAVHTDYVYLLMPVRLPG, from the coding sequence ATGGACGCGGCTACGACACGAGCTGGTCTTACCGATTTGAAGTTCCGTTTGGTCCGGGAGTCTTTCGCCGATGCAGTGTCCTGGGTAGCCAAGAACCTCCCCACGCGGCCAACGGCGCCGGTGCTGTCCGGGGTCTTGTTGACCGGTTCGGACACGGGGCTGACGATCTCGGGATTCGACTACGAAGTCTCCGCAGAAGCACAGGTCGCTGCTGAAATCGCTTCTCCCGGAAGTGTTTTAGTGTCCGGAAGGCTGCTATCGGATATCACCCGAGCCTTGCCGAACAAGCCCGTCGACTTTTCAGTCGATGGCAGTCGGGTCGAATTGACCTGCGGAAATGCCAGATTCTCGCTTCCGACGATGGCCGTCGAGGATTACCCGACGTTGCCGACGCTCCCCGAAGAGACCGGAGTACTCTCCTCGGAGTTGTTCGCCGAGGCGATCGGTCAGGTCGCCATCGCGGCCGGCCGTGACGACACATTGCCCATGTTGACCGGCATCCGCGTCGAGATATCCGGTGACACAGTCGTTTTAGCTGCGACGGACAGATTTCGTTTGGCGGTTCGCGAGTTGACGTGGTCCGCGTCATCCCCCGATGTCGAGGCTGCGGTACTAGTACCGGCCAAGACTTTGGCCGAGGCGGCAAAAGCGGGCACTGATGGGTCCGATGTGCGGTTGTCGTTAGGCGCTGGTACGGGAGTTGGCAAAGATGGACTCCTTGGCATCAGCGGAAACGACAAATGCAGTACCACTCGCCTTCTGGATGCGGAGTTCCCCAAGTTTCGCCAGTTGTTGCCCACGGAGCACACGGCAGTGGCCACGATCGATGTAGCAGAGTTGACCGAAGCGATAAAACTGGTTGCGTTAGTGGCAGATCGAGGCGCGCAGGTGCGCATGGAATTTGCCGATGGGATGCTGCGGCTTTCAGCTGGAGCCGACGATGTCGGACGAGCAGAGGAAGATCTTGCCGTCGACTTCGTCGGCGAACCGTTGACGATTGCGTTCAACCCGACCTACTTGACCGACGGCCTGGGTTCGCTGCATTCCGAGCGGGTCTCGTTCGGTTTCACCACGCCGGGCAAGCCGGCATTGCTACGGCCCGCATCGTCCGATGACGAGGGGGCTCCTGGCGCGGTAGATCCTAAGGGCCCGTTCCCGGCGGTTCACACCGACTATGTGTACCTGTTGATGCCGGTTCGATTGCCCGGCTGA
- the gyrB gene encoding DNA topoisomerase (ATP-hydrolyzing) subunit B, which yields MAAQKKKTQDEYDAASITILEGLEAVRKRPGMYIGSTGERGLHHLVWEVVDNAVDEAMAGYATTVSVTLLEDGGVEVADDGRGIPVAKHASGVPTVDVVMTQLHAGGKFDSDAYAISGGLHGVGVSVVNALSTRLEVEIKRDGHEWTQCYKQSEPVGLQKGGTTRKTGSTVRFWADPAVFETTEYDFETVARRLQEMAFLNKGLTINLNDERVTEDEVVDEVVSDVAEAPKSASERAAESVAPHKVKRRTFHYPGGLVDYVKHINRTKNPIHGSVVDFSGKGHGHEVEIAMQWNAGYSESVHTFANTINTHEGGTHEEGFRSALTSVVNKYAKDRKLLKDKDPNLTGDDIREGLAAVISAKVSEPQFEGQTKTKLGNTEVKSFVQKVCNEQLTHWFEANPADAKVIVNKAVSSAQARIAARKARELVRRKSATDLGGLPGKLADCRSTDPRKSELYVVEGDSAGGSAKSGRDSMFQAILPLRGKIINVEKARIDRVLKNTEVQAIITALGTGIHDEFDITRLRYHKIVLMADADVDGQHISTLLLTLLFRFMRPLIENGHVFLAQPPLYKLKWQRSDPEFAYSDRERDGLLEAGLKAGKKINKDDGIQRYKGLGEMDAKELWETTMDPTVRVLRQVTLDDAASADELFSILMGEDVDARRSFITRNAKDVRFLDV from the coding sequence GTGGCTGCCCAGAAGAAGAAGACGCAGGATGAGTACGACGCCGCATCCATCACGATTTTGGAGGGGCTAGAAGCCGTCCGCAAACGTCCAGGTATGTATATCGGCTCCACCGGGGAGCGCGGTTTACACCACCTTGTCTGGGAGGTGGTCGACAACGCGGTCGACGAAGCGATGGCCGGATACGCGACCACGGTCAGCGTGACTTTGCTCGAAGACGGAGGCGTCGAGGTCGCCGACGACGGCCGTGGCATCCCGGTCGCCAAGCATGCCTCCGGGGTACCGACCGTCGATGTCGTGATGACTCAATTGCACGCCGGCGGAAAATTCGATTCCGACGCGTACGCGATCTCGGGTGGCCTCCACGGTGTCGGCGTTTCGGTTGTCAACGCGCTGTCCACCCGGCTCGAGGTTGAGATCAAGCGCGACGGCCACGAGTGGACGCAATGCTACAAGCAGTCGGAGCCGGTGGGTCTGCAGAAAGGCGGCACGACTCGCAAAACTGGCTCGACAGTGCGGTTTTGGGCAGATCCAGCGGTCTTCGAGACCACGGAGTACGACTTCGAAACGGTGGCGCGCCGGCTGCAGGAGATGGCTTTCCTCAACAAGGGGCTGACCATCAACCTCAACGACGAGCGTGTGACGGAGGATGAAGTCGTCGACGAAGTCGTCAGCGACGTTGCCGAAGCGCCAAAGTCGGCGAGCGAGCGAGCAGCAGAATCTGTTGCACCCCATAAAGTGAAGCGCCGCACGTTTCATTACCCGGGTGGCCTCGTCGATTACGTCAAGCACATCAACCGCACCAAGAACCCGATCCATGGCAGCGTCGTCGATTTCTCTGGCAAGGGTCACGGTCATGAGGTCGAGATCGCGATGCAATGGAACGCCGGCTATTCGGAGTCGGTGCACACCTTCGCCAACACCATCAACACCCACGAAGGCGGCACCCATGAGGAAGGCTTCCGCAGCGCGTTGACGTCGGTGGTCAACAAGTACGCCAAGGACCGCAAACTCCTGAAAGACAAGGACCCCAACCTCACTGGCGACGACATCCGGGAAGGCCTGGCCGCGGTCATTTCGGCGAAAGTCAGCGAACCGCAATTCGAAGGTCAGACTAAAACCAAGTTGGGTAACACCGAGGTGAAGTCCTTCGTGCAGAAAGTCTGCAACGAACAGCTCACACATTGGTTTGAAGCCAATCCTGCGGATGCGAAAGTCATTGTCAACAAAGCAGTCTCATCGGCGCAGGCACGAATTGCGGCACGCAAAGCGCGAGAGTTGGTGCGGCGCAAAAGTGCTACCGACCTCGGTGGTCTTCCGGGCAAGCTGGCCGACTGTCGCTCTACCGATCCGCGGAAGTCAGAACTGTATGTTGTCGAGGGCGATTCGGCCGGCGGCTCGGCCAAGAGCGGGCGCGATTCGATGTTCCAAGCGATCCTCCCGTTGCGCGGAAAGATCATCAACGTGGAAAAGGCCCGTATCGACCGGGTGCTCAAGAACACCGAGGTGCAGGCGATCATCACTGCCTTGGGTACCGGGATTCACGACGAGTTCGACATCACCAGACTGCGTTACCACAAAATCGTGCTGATGGCTGATGCTGATGTTGACGGCCAGCACATTTCCACACTGTTGTTGACGTTGCTCTTCCGGTTCATGCGACCGCTGATCGAGAACGGGCACGTGTTCCTGGCCCAGCCGCCGCTGTACAAGCTCAAGTGGCAGCGCAGCGATCCGGAGTTCGCCTATTCCGACCGCGAGCGCGACGGCCTACTCGAGGCGGGGCTCAAAGCGGGCAAGAAGATCAACAAGGACGACGGCATCCAGCGCTACAAAGGGCTCGGCGAAATGGACGCCAAGGAGCTGTGGGAAACCACGATGGACCCCACAGTGCGTGTGCTGCGCCAGGTAACTCTCGACGACGCCGCTTCCGCCGACGAACTGTTCTCGATCCTGATGGGCGAGGACGTCGACGCGCGCCGAAGCTTTATCACCCGCAACGCCAAAGACGTCCGCTTCTTGGACGTCTGA
- the recF gene encoding DNA replication/repair protein RecF (All proteins in this family for which functions are known are DNA-binding proteins that assist the filamentation of RecA onto DNA for the initiation of recombination or recombinational repair.) has translation MYVRQLGLRDFRSWSNADLELFPGRTVFVGPNGFGKTNIVEALWYSTTLSSHRVGSDLPLIRSGADRAVVSTIVVSEGRECAVDLEIAAGRANKARLNRSPVRSPREVVGVLRAVLFAPEDLALVRGDPADRRRYLDELATVRRPAMAAVRADYDKVLRQRTALLKSMSGGRYRTDHAGLDTLDVWDSRLAEHGAELMAARINLVNQLAPEVQKAYQLLAPESRLASINYRTSMDRTGSGESVVADHQNLEAGLLAALAARRESELERGVCLVGPHRDDLELRLGEQLAKGFVSHGESWSLAVALRLAAYELLRADGGEPVLLLDDVFAELDATRRRALAAVAESAEQVLVTAAVSDDIPVDWDARRVHIDLRESDSGPMSVVRP, from the coding sequence GTGTACGTCCGGCAATTGGGGTTGCGTGACTTTCGGTCGTGGTCCAATGCGGATCTGGAGTTGTTTCCAGGACGAACGGTATTTGTCGGTCCAAATGGGTTTGGCAAGACGAATATAGTTGAGGCACTGTGGTATTCGACTACATTGAGTTCGCACCGGGTCGGTTCCGATCTGCCGTTGATTCGTTCGGGTGCCGATCGGGCTGTCGTTTCGACGATCGTGGTGAGTGAGGGCAGGGAATGCGCGGTTGATCTGGAGATTGCTGCGGGGCGAGCCAACAAGGCGCGGCTGAACCGGTCACCGGTCCGTAGCCCGCGCGAGGTGGTTGGAGTGTTGCGCGCGGTGTTGTTTGCGCCCGAGGACCTTGCGCTGGTCCGTGGCGACCCGGCAGATCGGCGCCGTTATCTCGATGAGCTGGCGACCGTGCGTAGGCCTGCGATGGCCGCGGTGCGCGCGGACTACGACAAAGTGCTGCGGCAACGCACGGCGCTGTTGAAATCGATGTCCGGTGGGCGGTATCGCACCGATCATGCTGGGCTGGACACCCTTGATGTCTGGGATAGCCGTTTGGCCGAACACGGCGCTGAATTGATGGCAGCGCGTATCAATCTGGTGAACCAGTTGGCACCGGAAGTGCAGAAGGCCTACCAGCTGTTGGCGCCGGAATCACGGTTGGCGTCGATCAACTACCGGACCAGTATGGATCGCACGGGTTCCGGCGAAAGCGTCGTCGCTGATCACCAGAATCTGGAGGCGGGCTTGCTGGCGGCACTCGCGGCACGCCGGGAATCCGAACTGGAGCGCGGTGTGTGTCTGGTCGGTCCACACCGTGATGACCTGGAGTTGCGACTCGGTGAGCAGCTGGCCAAAGGGTTTGTCAGCCATGGAGAATCGTGGTCGTTGGCGGTGGCGCTGCGATTGGCAGCCTACGAACTACTCCGCGCGGACGGGGGCGAGCCGGTGTTGTTGCTCGACGACGTCTTTGCGGAATTGGATGCAACGCGCCGGCGCGCGCTGGCGGCGGTGGCCGAATCCGCCGAGCAGGTCTTGGTGACTGCAGCTGTTTCGGATGACATCCCCGTCGACTGGGATGCTCGACGAGTCCATATCGATCTGCGTGAGAGCGACTCGGGACCCATGTCGGTGGTGCGACCGTGA
- the cwsA gene encoding cell wall synthesis protein CwsA produces MSEKVETKLTSRERLTRGLTYSAVGPVDVTRGVLGLGFGSAHSTASALRRRYREGRLAREIAAAQETIAGELAAAQEAVANLPQVIEDTRPSLCDSNKRRAWIIAGAAVTVLAGGAVAFSVVRRSMRPEPSPRPPSVDVQPRP; encoded by the coding sequence ATGAGCGAAAAGGTGGAAACCAAGCTGACCTCACGGGAGCGACTGACTCGGGGCCTGACCTACTCTGCCGTGGGACCGGTGGATGTGACCCGCGGCGTTCTCGGGCTCGGATTCGGCTCAGCGCATTCGACCGCATCGGCGCTGCGGCGGCGCTACCGGGAAGGCAGGCTAGCCCGCGAAATCGCGGCGGCCCAGGAAACGATCGCCGGCGAGTTAGCCGCCGCCCAGGAAGCGGTCGCCAACCTGCCGCAAGTCATTGAGGACACGCGGCCGTCCCTCTGTGACAGCAACAAGCGCCGGGCGTGGATCATCGCGGGGGCGGCCGTCACGGTCCTCGCCGGCGGTGCGGTCGCATTTAGCGTTGTCCGGCGCTCGATGCGTCCCGAGCCCTCGCCGCGTCCCCCGAGCGTCGACGTCCAACCGCGTCCATAG
- the crgA gene encoding cell division protein CrgA gives MPKSKVRKKNDFTVSAVSRTPVKVKVGPSSVWFVSLFIGLMLIGLVWLMVFQLAAVGSQAPAALNWMAELGPWNYAIAFAFMITGLLLTMRWH, from the coding sequence ATGCCCAAGTCCAAGGTCCGCAAGAAGAACGACTTCACGGTCAGCGCTGTCAGCCGCACCCCGGTGAAAGTCAAGGTCGGACCGTCGAGTGTGTGGTTCGTCTCGTTGTTCATTGGCCTGATGCTGATCGGCCTCGTCTGGTTGATGGTGTTTCAGTTGGCCGCCGTCGGCAGCCAAGCCCCCGCGGCGCTGAATTGGATGGCGGAGCTCGGCCCGTGGAACTACGCGATCGCGTTCGCTTTCATGATCACCGGTTTGTTGCTCACGATGCGCTGGCACTGA
- a CDS encoding DUF3566 domain-containing protein, producing MTSPHEPGAPNTGDNPNGDGSVERAGVHRAPTGPGRLPDGGDSPPWQRGAARASQASSRPAPEPNEGRTSVPPPDADARLNRFISGRTAPPASSPPPGKSPAQEPEGPGAEAYPSELPDLSGPAPRATQRNPAPERPAAGAAATTGSGSGRSTSSETRETHVQVASRRPRGPVRASMQIRRIDPWSTLKVSLLLSVALFFVWMIAVAFLYLVLGGMGVWTKLNSNVGDLLNNTSGSSGELVSSGTIFGGAILIGLVNIVLLTALATIGAFVYNLTTDLIGGIEVTLADRD from the coding sequence GTGACTTCACCACACGAACCGGGCGCCCCCAACACCGGCGACAACCCGAATGGGGATGGTTCGGTCGAGCGCGCTGGCGTGCACCGGGCACCGACCGGACCGGGTCGCCTCCCAGACGGTGGAGACTCGCCGCCGTGGCAGCGCGGCGCCGCCCGGGCCTCGCAGGCATCGTCGCGCCCAGCGCCCGAACCCAACGAGGGTCGGACATCGGTGCCCCCGCCCGACGCCGATGCCCGGCTTAACCGCTTCATTTCTGGTAGGACGGCGCCCCCGGCCAGCTCACCGCCACCCGGGAAGTCTCCAGCGCAGGAGCCCGAGGGCCCGGGCGCCGAGGCCTATCCGAGCGAATTGCCCGATCTTTCCGGCCCGGCCCCCAGAGCCACACAACGCAACCCCGCGCCGGAACGTCCGGCGGCCGGGGCCGCAGCGACGACCGGCTCCGGCTCAGGCCGTTCGACCAGCTCCGAAACCCGCGAAACCCATGTTCAGGTGGCGTCGCGACGGCCGCGCGGACCGGTCCGGGCCAGCATGCAGATCCGTCGGATCGATCCGTGGAGCACGTTAAAGGTGTCACTGTTGCTGTCGGTGGCCCTGTTCTTCGTCTGGATGATCGCGGTCGCGTTCCTGTACCTGGTGCTCGGCGGCATGGGTGTGTGGACCAAGCTCAACAGCAACGTGGGCGACTTGTTGAACAACACCAGCGGAAGCAGCGGTGAACTTGTCTCCAGCGGCACCATTTTTGGCGGCGCCATCCTCATCGGCTTGGTCAATATCGTCTTGCTGACCGCGTTGGCGACGATTGGGGCGTTCGTCTACAACTTGACCACCGACCTCATTGGCGGCATTGAGGTGACGCTGGCGGACCGCGACTAG